GAAATCTTCAATGTCTCCGTAATGCTCGTTGGCAGTCTCTGCGGTAACCTTCACAACTGTAAGCATCGTACCTTCAACCGGTTTCATTACGGATCTATAAGCGACTTCTTTTGCTTTTTGCAGGCCCTCGGTAAAGGCCTTTGTGCCAACAAACTTTCTGTTTCCGATTCCCTCGGCGAATCCTCTGAATATTTGAGATAGAATAACACCGGAGTTCCCACGGGCACCCATCAACATGCCGGTCTTGACCGCTTCCAGAACGCTCACCAAATCATCTTTCTTCAATCTATCGAGATACTCGCATGCGTCTATCATAGCGGCCGCCATATTCGATCCAGTATCTCCGTCTGGAACAGGAAAGACATTAAGCGCGTTGATCTCATCTTTATTTGCCAGAAGTCGTTCAGCGGCTTTCTGGAAGGCGGCGACAAAAAACTTGCCGTTGATCCGTTTCATCTCTTTTGCCTCCCATCAATCCTGCAAGCCGACAACGTGAATATTCACCTTTATATTGGTTGCTTCAGTAAGCTCCTTCAGCTTGTGAAATACATTTTCCTGGATGTTTTCAACGACTGTGGGAATTCTTACCCCGTACTCGAGAATCAAATCGATGTCTATCTCAAGCGTGCCGTCGATCTCCTCGGTTACTTTGATTCCCTTTCTGGAATCCTCTCCCGTGCCGAAAAGCTTTGTCAAAAAGCCCGTTTGGGGCGATCCGACGTTCACCGGTCCGTAAGACTCAGATACAACCTTTTTGACTATCGAAGATATCGCCTGAAGAGAAATATCGATCTTACCGAATTCTGTAGTTACTTGCATTCTTTTCACCTCTCAGTTTAGAGATTCTATTCTCTATTCCCCTGGCATCTAGCCCCAGCTCATTCAATACCTCTTCCCTTGTGCCGTGAGAAGAGAAACGGTCCTCAATTGCAATAATATCGATTCTACCATTGTAATTCTGCCTAATAGCTTCAAGTGCTACGTTGGAGCCGAAGCCCCCGCTCATAATTCCCTCTTCAACCGTCACAATCAGGTCGTAATCGGCAAAGATTTGTCCTAGAGCCGCTTTGTCGAACGGCTTTATTGATCGGCAGTTATAGAGTGCATATCCGTTCAAGAGAGCGGCCTCCCTGCTCCTGGAAACCATTGCTCCTGTTGCAAGAATGGCGGCTTCCTTTCCGTCGATCACCTTTTCCCACTTGAACAGCTCTATCTTCCTCAGGTTCGAGAGAATCTCGTCGATGCTCTGGAGTTCCGTCTCTCTCGGATATCTAATCGCAGTGGGATGGTCGATCCATTTCTCAGCGAAGAGAGTGAAGATCATGTTCGCCAGTTCCTTCAGGCTCGAAGGTGCAAGAATTTGCATATTTGGAATCATCGAAAGGAAAGCAATATCGAAGATTCCGTTATGGGTCGGTCCGTCCTGCCCAACTATTCCTGCCCTGTCTACTGCGAATAGTACCGGCAGATCCTGAAGGGCCACATCATGGATCAACTGATCCAAGGCTCTTTGCAAGAAAGTCGAATATACTGCAAAGACCGGCTTCGTCTTCGCTGCTGCCATCCCTGCGGCGAAAGTGGTGCAAAGCTGCTCCGTTATGCCAAGGTCGAACAATCTGGCAGGATATTTCTTCGCAAACTCTGCCAGTCCCGTTCCGTCTGGCATTGCGGCGGTTATTGCCGATATGGAAGGATCTTCCTCCGCAAGCTCTGTCAGGACCTTTCCAAAGACCTCGCTGTAAGAAAGTTCGCCGCTGTTCGAGATCTTCTCTCCACTATCCGGGTCGATCTTGCTGACACTGTGGAACCTGGTAGGGTTGCATTCTGCATACTCAAGACCTTTGCCTTTTTTTGTGACAACATGTACCAGGAAGGGTTCCCTGAGCTGCTTGACTGCCGAAAACACGGCCTCCATCTCCTGGAAGTCGTGGCCTTTAACCGGACCAATGTAGTTTAGCCCCATGTCTTCGAACAAGTTTCCGCCTAGAATTGAGGCCTTCAGGCCGCTCTTGATTTTCGACAGGAACTGCTCCAGGCTTACCAGTTTCATCGCTTCAAGCGTGTTCTTGAGATCGCCCTTCATTTCTCTGTACACAGGATTGAGTCTCAGTTCGGCAAGAGAAGACGAAAGACTCCCCACATTCTTTCCGATACTCATTCCGTTATCGTTAACGATCACCTTTATCTTCGAGCCTATGTCCTTCATCTGATTCAAAGCTTCCAGTGCCATTCCCGAAGTCAAGGCCCCATCTCCGGCAACAACAACGACATTCCTTGAGCTTCGGAATATGTTATCTGCCTGCTCTATACCCATTGCGGCAGGAAGAGCCGTGCCTACATGGCCGGCACCGAAGAAGTCATACGGACTCTCAATCCTGTTAA
The DNA window shown above is from Mesotoga sp. Brook.08.105.5.1 and carries:
- a CDS encoding Asp23/Gls24 family envelope stress response protein, which encodes MQVTTEFGKIDISLQAISSIVKKVVSESYGPVNVGSPQTGFLTKLFGTGEDSRKGIKVTEEIDGTLEIDIDLILEYGVRIPTVVENIQENVFHKLKELTEATNIKVNIHVVGLQD
- the dxs gene encoding 1-deoxy-D-xylulose-5-phosphate synthase, encoding MNEQPLFRRLKDYSYAQLEVLASEIRDTITRVVSSNTGHLASNLGTVELTIALYRVFDPDEDVLIWDTGHQAYTHKLLTGRYGSFGSLRKKGGVSGFLNRIESPYDFFGAGHVGTALPAAMGIEQADNIFRSSRNVVVVAGDGALTSGMALEALNQMKDIGSKIKVIVNDNGMSIGKNVGSLSSSLAELRLNPVYREMKGDLKNTLEAMKLVSLEQFLSKIKSGLKASILGGNLFEDMGLNYIGPVKGHDFQEMEAVFSAVKQLREPFLVHVVTKKGKGLEYAECNPTRFHSVSKIDPDSGEKISNSGELSYSEVFGKVLTELAEEDPSISAITAAMPDGTGLAEFAKKYPARLFDLGITEQLCTTFAAGMAAAKTKPVFAVYSTFLQRALDQLIHDVALQDLPVLFAVDRAGIVGQDGPTHNGIFDIAFLSMIPNMQILAPSSLKELANMIFTLFAEKWIDHPTAIRYPRETELQSIDEILSNLRKIELFKWEKVIDGKEAAILATGAMVSRSREAALLNGYALYNCRSIKPFDKAALGQIFADYDLIVTVEEGIMSGGFGSNVALEAIRQNYNGRIDIIAIEDRFSSHGTREEVLNELGLDARGIENRISKLRGEKNASNYRIR